Proteins encoded within one genomic window of Nonomuraea gerenzanensis:
- a CDS encoding RNA polymerase sigma factor: protein MDDDEAIARSLDGDLAAYEVLVARYSALAHRTAFMLGAGDEAEDVVQEAFVKAFRHLQSFRKDAPFRPWLLRIVANETHNLTRSRGRRTSLELRLGGTADTRVPDDPEGAAVATDRRSRLLAAVRGLPARERQAVVCRYFLQLSEAETAEVLDWPVGTVKSSTHRGLARLREEVGDEFA, encoded by the coding sequence ATGGACGACGACGAGGCGATCGCCCGCTCGCTCGACGGTGATCTGGCGGCCTACGAGGTGCTGGTCGCCCGCTACAGCGCGCTCGCTCACCGTACCGCCTTCATGCTCGGCGCCGGTGACGAGGCGGAGGACGTCGTGCAGGAGGCGTTCGTCAAGGCGTTCCGCCACCTGCAGAGCTTCCGCAAGGACGCGCCCTTCCGGCCGTGGCTGCTGCGCATCGTCGCCAACGAGACCCACAACCTGACCCGCTCGCGTGGGCGCCGCACCTCCCTCGAACTCCGGCTCGGCGGCACCGCCGACACCCGCGTCCCCGACGACCCCGAGGGCGCCGCCGTCGCCACCGACCGGCGGTCGCGGCTGCTGGCCGCCGTGCGGGGGTTGCCTGCGCGGGAACGTCAGGCCGTGGTGTGCCGGTATTTCTTACAGCTGAGCGAGGCGGAGACGGCGGAGGTGCTCGACTGGCCTGTGGGGACTGTGAAGTCCAGTACGCATCGGGGGTTGGCGCGGTTGCGGGAGGAGGTGGGGGATGAGTTCGCATGA
- a CDS encoding adenosine deaminase, with protein sequence MLRPLHTLPKAHLHLHFTGSMRHSTLIELAREQGLTLPDALEQDWPPKLRATDERGWFRFQRLYDIARSVLTRPEYVYRLMRETAEDEVAAGSRWLEIQVDPSGFAQRFGGLTATLELMLDAVEQASRYAGVGIAVIVAANRTRHPLDANTLARLATQYAGKGVIGFGLSNDERRAAARDFERAFRIAKRGGLLAVPHGGELLGPRSVAQCVDDLGADRVGHGVRAAEDERLMQRLADRQICCEVCPTSNVGLGVAERAADVPVRRLFDAGVPIALGADDPLLFGTRLLRQYELAREVYGFSDAEVAELARQSVRSSAAPESVRKELLKGVDDWLTRSLDG encoded by the coding sequence ATGCTCCGGCCCCTGCATACGCTCCCCAAGGCTCATCTTCATCTGCACTTCACCGGCTCGATGCGGCACTCGACCCTGATCGAGCTGGCCAGGGAGCAGGGGCTCACCCTCCCCGACGCGCTGGAGCAGGACTGGCCGCCCAAGCTGCGGGCGACGGACGAGCGGGGCTGGTTCAGGTTCCAGCGGCTGTACGACATCGCCAGGTCCGTGCTGACCCGCCCGGAATACGTCTACCGGCTGATGCGGGAGACCGCGGAGGACGAGGTGGCGGCCGGATCGCGGTGGCTGGAGATCCAGGTGGACCCGTCCGGGTTCGCACAGCGCTTCGGCGGGCTGACGGCCACGCTGGAGCTGATGCTGGACGCGGTGGAGCAGGCCTCCCGGTACGCGGGCGTCGGCATCGCGGTGATCGTCGCCGCCAACCGCACCCGCCACCCCCTCGACGCCAACACCCTGGCCCGCCTGGCCACCCAGTACGCCGGCAAGGGCGTGATCGGCTTCGGCCTGTCCAACGACGAGCGGCGCGCCGCGGCCAGGGACTTCGAGCGGGCCTTCCGGATCGCCAAGCGCGGCGGCCTGCTCGCGGTGCCGCACGGCGGCGAGCTGCTCGGCCCGCGCAGCGTGGCCCAGTGCGTGGACGACCTCGGCGCCGACCGGGTCGGGCACGGGGTGCGGGCGGCCGAGGACGAGCGGCTGATGCAGCGGCTGGCCGACCGGCAGATCTGCTGCGAGGTCTGCCCGACCTCGAACGTGGGGCTGGGGGTGGCCGAGCGGGCGGCGGACGTGCCGGTGCGGCGGCTGTTCGACGCGGGGGTGCCGATCGCGCTGGGGGCCGATGACCCGCTGCTGTTCGGGACGCGGCTGTTGCGGCAGTACGAGCTGGCCAGGGAGGTGTACGGGTTCAGCGACGCGGAGGTGGCGGAGCTGGCGCGGCAGTCCGTACGGTCGTCGGCGGCGCCGGAGTCGGTGCGCAAGGAGCTGCTGAAGGGTGTGGACGACTGGCTCACGCGGTCACTGGATGGATGA